The following are from one region of the Salinirussus salinus genome:
- a CDS encoding type IV pilin → MRAVSSVVGTVVLLGVVVVAGTAVFAAVPAGEPATVPTARLSLTAEAGPDRVALTHEGGDTLRAAALDVTVHVGGEPVAHQPPVPFFAATGFESGPTGPFNSAHDGQWRAGETAAFALASTNTRLDPGDSVSVTVRTDAGVVARLETTA, encoded by the coding sequence CGGTCAGTTCCGTCGTCGGCACCGTCGTCCTGCTGGGGGTCGTGGTCGTCGCCGGGACGGCAGTGTTCGCAGCCGTCCCCGCCGGCGAGCCGGCGACGGTCCCGACCGCGCGCCTGAGCCTGACAGCCGAGGCCGGCCCGGACCGGGTCGCGCTCACTCACGAGGGCGGGGACACGCTCCGGGCCGCTGCCCTGGACGTGACCGTCCACGTCGGGGGTGAGCCGGTCGCCCACCAGCCCCCGGTGCCGTTTTTCGCCGCGACGGGCTTCGAGAGCGGCCCGACCGGTCCGTTCAACAGCGCTCACGACGGTCAGTGGCGCGCCGGGGAGACCGCCGCCTTCGCACTGGCGTCGACGAACACGCGACTCGACCCCGGGGACAGCGTCTCCGTGACGGTCCGGACCGACGCGGGGGTGGTCGCGCGCCTGGAGACGACTGCCTGA